A region from the Vicia villosa cultivar HV-30 ecotype Madison, WI linkage group LG3, Vvil1.0, whole genome shotgun sequence genome encodes:
- the LOC131658423 gene encoding protein MAIN-LIKE 2-like, whose amino-acid sequence MGLSTNGKAVFGNVQQSNALCIEMLGVYLIEGEGRERGRGQGIKLVGLQKSYDDLKLNEFSSEESKLYKTRMYIMLLFGRFLFPEGTGNSVNFMYLCLLEDIDEIKTYSWGSAVLAYLYSSLCKCATKDTCTFNGCAFLLQSWGWWRMPVLAPENPHIYVFHYASRFSSTGLDYTNTPVNKIIFYRQLLD is encoded by the exons aTGGGTCTCTCAACAAATGGAAAAGCTGTGTTTGGAAATGTCCAACAATCCAATGCTCTATGTATCGAAATGTTGGGTGTAtatttaatagagggtgagggcCGAGAAAGAGGTAGGGGCCAAGGTATTAAGCTTGTTGGCCTTCAAAAAAGTTATGATGACCTTAAGTTGAATGAGTTTTCTAGCGAAGAAAGTAAACTATATAAAACTAGAATgtatattatgttattatttggtaggtttctatttcccgaaggAACGGGGAATAGTGtcaattttatgtacttgtgtctACTTGAGGACATTGATGAAATTAAGACGTATAGTTGGGGTTCGGCGGTGTTGGCATACCTCTATAGCTCCTTGTGCAAATGTGCAACAAAGGATACTTGTACATTTAatggatgtgcattcttgctacaatCATGGGGATGGTGGAGAATGCCGGTATTAGCCCCTGAAAACCCGCACATTTACGTCTTCCATTACGCGTCAAG GTTTAGTTCAACTGGGTTGGATTACACCAATACGCctgtaaacaaaataattttttaccgCCAACTATTGGATTGA